Proteins encoded by one window of Psychromonas sp. L1A2:
- a CDS encoding YfiR family protein: MMNIIRPVFSEENSPSAVKVAYIYNIAKFTRWPATTWKDANAPFILCSYGEDIVSKELIILENKKIDEHSIKVVNVKKDQDFQYCHALYISTDDSRLYRYLLSQIDQQKVLTITDESPFFDSGGLVNLVRKNKRLRFQISNQQLSDTKLILSSKLLKLSILVD, translated from the coding sequence ATGATGAATATCATAAGGCCAGTGTTTTCTGAAGAGAATAGTCCTAGTGCAGTAAAGGTGGCTTATATTTACAATATAGCTAAATTTACACGTTGGCCTGCAACGACTTGGAAAGATGCCAACGCCCCATTTATCTTATGTTCTTATGGTGAAGACATCGTTAGTAAAGAGCTAATAATATTAGAAAATAAAAAGATTGATGAGCATTCAATTAAGGTTGTTAACGTCAAAAAAGATCAAGATTTTCAATACTGCCATGCTCTGTATATTAGTACCGATGATAGTCGACTGTATCGTTATTTGCTCTCTCAAATAGACCAACAAAAAGTACTCACTATTACAGATGAAAGTCCATTTTTTGATTCAGGCGGATTGGTTAACTTAGTACGAAAAAATAAACGTTTACGCTTCCAAATATCTAATCAACAACTTTCTGACACTAAATTAATACTAAGTTCAAAATTACTTAAACTTTCAATCTTAGTCGACTAA